A single window of Halobacillus naozhouensis DNA harbors:
- a CDS encoding 5'-3' exonuclease, with protein sequence MMTTNRVLLVDGMALLFRAFYATAMSNYFMINSKGMPTNAVYGMVKHLFTAIDTYQPTHVVCCWDMGSKTFRNELFPEYKANRGEAPEELIPQFELAKEVIESFDIPNVGQVGFEADDCMGTLSNGYCKDSQVFILTGDQDMLQLLKPNVSVVLLKKGYGNYAEYREDSFFEEKGITPAQMVDLKALMGDSSDNYPGVRGIGEKTALKLLIQHKTIEGILENIDQLTKAQRNKIEQDLEMLHLSRKLARIHCEASVNCSLEEALFFIDEEKMGQKFEELEFKNWQKNLVGM encoded by the coding sequence ATGATGACAACTAATCGAGTTTTGCTTGTTGATGGAATGGCCTTGCTTTTCCGTGCGTTCTACGCTACAGCAATGAGCAATTATTTTATGATTAATAGTAAAGGAATGCCTACAAATGCCGTATACGGAATGGTAAAGCATCTATTTACGGCCATCGATACGTACCAGCCTACACACGTGGTATGCTGCTGGGACATGGGAAGCAAAACATTCCGTAACGAGCTTTTTCCCGAATACAAAGCAAACCGCGGGGAAGCTCCGGAAGAATTAATCCCTCAGTTTGAGCTAGCAAAGGAAGTTATTGAGTCATTTGACATTCCTAATGTAGGGCAAGTTGGTTTTGAAGCGGATGACTGTATGGGAACTCTGAGTAATGGATATTGTAAAGATTCACAAGTATTTATTCTGACAGGGGACCAGGATATGCTTCAGCTTCTCAAGCCGAATGTTTCTGTAGTTTTACTGAAGAAAGGGTATGGAAATTATGCTGAATATCGTGAGGACTCTTTCTTTGAAGAAAAGGGGATCACGCCAGCACAAATGGTAGATCTAAAGGCTTTAATGGGCGATAGCAGTGATAATTACCCTGGTGTAAGAGGAATTGGTGAGAAAACAGCACTCAAACTATTAATCCAGCATAAAACGATAGAGGGAATACTAGAAAATATTGATCAATTAACGAAGGCACAACGTAATAAAATTGAGCAGGACCTGGAGATGCTTCACCTTTCAAGAAAGCTTGCACGAATTCATTGTGAAGCCAGTGTGAATTGTTCGTTGGAAGAGGCTCTGTTTTTCATTGATGAAGAGAAAATGGGACAGAAATTTGAAGAACTTGAGTTTAAAAATTGGCAGAAAAACCTTGTAGGAATGTAA
- a CDS encoding SDR family oxidoreductase, protein MKVLVAGANGTTGRLLIQYLKDGGHEPYGMVRKEEQKAMIEELGGTPVLADLTKDVGHALKGMDAVIFAAGSGSSTGSDQTTAVDRDGAINLIKATENLGVKKFIMLSAISADDPSQGSGPMEHYLRMKLEADEYLEGTELDYTIVRPGGLTNEDSTSKIKVGKKVDRDSITRADVAKTMIAALQEPNAYHKTFEMVQGETQIEDALKSL, encoded by the coding sequence ATGAAAGTACTTGTGGCAGGAGCAAATGGAACAACAGGACGTTTACTAATACAGTATTTAAAAGATGGCGGCCATGAGCCGTATGGCATGGTACGTAAAGAAGAGCAAAAAGCAATGATTGAAGAATTAGGGGGGACTCCCGTCCTTGCGGATTTAACTAAAGATGTAGGTCATGCTCTCAAAGGAATGGATGCTGTTATATTTGCAGCTGGTTCCGGCTCAAGCACTGGATCAGACCAAACCACAGCGGTTGATCGTGATGGTGCTATCAACCTGATTAAAGCAACGGAAAATCTTGGTGTTAAGAAATTCATAATGCTTAGTGCCATTTCTGCAGATGATCCAAGTCAGGGATCAGGCCCTATGGAGCATTACTTGAGAATGAAACTTGAGGCTGATGAATACTTGGAAGGCACAGAACTAGACTATACGATCGTTCGCCCAGGCGGTTTGACCAACGAAGATAGTACCAGCAAAATTAAAGTTGGTAAGAAAGTCGACCGTGATTCTATTACAAGGGCAGATGTAGCTAAAACGATGATTGCAGCTCTTCAGGAACCGAATGCGTACCATAAAACATTTGAGATGGTTCAAGGTGAAACGCAAATCGAAGACGCTTTGAAAAGTCTATAA